One window of the Archangium primigenium genome contains the following:
- a CDS encoding DNA-processing protein DprA, translating into MVDVTADRLTAEQRALLALWTVPGLGPRTLAQLRAFSRGGLARLAEAPVRDWVSEAPLPPPVRRRLAEVASLEPLAAHALERCARAGMGVAFQGERAYPARLAEAPDAPPLLFFMGHVGPPRRRVAMVGSRHPDQGFLPFARTFARQVAEGGVGVVSGAAAGVDRACHWGAMDAGGETWAFLGSALDALDPAQAKLWPHVLTRGGVFFSELPPGVRASTTTFPRRNRLIAGASDAILVLRAGVGSGSLYTAQAGRASGRPVLALPGDVMNEGAAGCNALIRDGHARACLGVEEVWRTVGVDPQRAVPPGEGSWEDLSGEARGTYEVLKRVPRSFDEVLADSRLSPAALTSALVELELSGFIVQHPGRLFERV; encoded by the coding sequence ATGGTGGACGTCACGGCGGACAGACTCACGGCGGAGCAACGCGCGCTGCTCGCGCTCTGGACGGTTCCGGGCCTCGGGCCGCGGACGCTGGCACAGTTGCGCGCGTTCAGCCGGGGCGGGCTCGCCCGCCTGGCCGAGGCCCCCGTGAGGGACTGGGTGTCCGAGGCCCCGCTGCCGCCGCCCGTGCGCCGTCGCCTCGCGGAGGTCGCCAGCCTGGAGCCCCTGGCCGCCCACGCCCTGGAGCGCTGCGCCCGGGCGGGCATGGGGGTGGCCTTCCAGGGCGAGCGGGCCTACCCGGCGCGCCTGGCCGAGGCCCCGGATGCACCCCCCCTGCTCTTCTTCATGGGACACGTGGGGCCCCCCCGCCGCCGCGTGGCCATGGTGGGCAGCCGCCATCCGGACCAGGGCTTCCTTCCCTTCGCGCGGACGTTCGCCCGCCAGGTCGCCGAGGGCGGGGTGGGGGTGGTGTCCGGCGCGGCGGCCGGCGTGGACCGGGCCTGCCACTGGGGCGCCATGGACGCGGGTGGGGAAACGTGGGCCTTCCTGGGCTCGGCGCTGGACGCGTTGGATCCCGCCCAGGCGAAGCTGTGGCCGCACGTGCTGACGCGGGGTGGGGTGTTCTTCAGTGAGTTGCCGCCCGGCGTCCGGGCGAGCACGACGACTTTTCCCCGCCGCAACCGGCTCATCGCTGGCGCGTCGGACGCGATCCTGGTCCTGCGGGCGGGAGTGGGCTCCGGCAGTCTGTATACGGCCCAGGCGGGGCGGGCGAGCGGCAGGCCCGTCCTGGCGCTGCCGGGGGATGTCATGAACGAGGGGGCGGCGGGGTGCAACGCACTCATCCGCGATGGCCACGCCCGGGCCTGCCTCGGCGTTGAGGAAGTCTGGCGCACCGTGGGGGTGGATCCCCAGCGGGCGGTGCCGCCAGGAGAGGGGTCGTGGGAGGACCTCTCCGGGGAAGCGAGGGGAACCTACGAGGTGTTGAAGCGGGTTCCCAGGTCATTCGATGAGGTGCTGGCCGACAGCCGGCTGTCCCCCGCGGCGCTCACCAGCGCCCTGGTGGAACTGGAATTGTCGGGATTCATCGTCCAGCACCCTGGCAGGTTGTTCGAGAGGGTTTGA
- a CDS encoding glycoside hydrolase family 57 protein, whose translation MTIGSLALVLHAHLPFVRHPEDENFLEEDWLYEAISETYLPLLLVFDRLVEEGIAFRLTLTLSPPLLSMLGDGLLMGRYARRLDALCELGAREVHRTRNDPVFGPIAHFHRSHFESLRTAFHGRYQRDLVGAFRALQDAGVLEIITCGATHGFLPLMQQTPEAVRAQVSVAANHYRLHFGRNPPGIWLPECGYFPGVERFLAAEGIRYFFVDTHGLTDATPRPLNGPFAPIYTEVGVAAYGRDPESSQQVWSAEHGYPGDPAYREFYRDIGWELELEQVRPFVQSTGARKNTGFKYHRITGKTRDKQPYVPEAARARAAVHAGHFLFNRQRQFEWLADKVQGRSPVVVAPYDAELFGHWWFEGPWFLDALLRKVALEQDTFRLVTPSDDLAAFPENQVATPPLCSWGAGGYAQMWLDGSNDWIYRHLHHCARLMVALAKDFPEPSTLRRRVLNQAARELLAAQASDWAFILKTGTMVEYALRRTREHLEHFQRLHDQVRQDTIDEAALTAREGTLNLFPEIDYRVYRPL comes from the coding sequence ATGACCATCGGCTCGCTCGCGCTCGTCCTGCACGCCCATCTGCCGTTCGTCCGACACCCCGAGGACGAGAACTTCCTGGAGGAGGACTGGCTCTACGAGGCCATCTCCGAGACGTACCTGCCCCTGCTGCTCGTGTTCGATCGGCTGGTGGAGGAGGGGATCGCCTTCCGGTTGACGCTCACGCTCTCGCCGCCGCTGCTTAGCATGCTGGGCGATGGGCTGCTCATGGGCCGCTATGCGCGCAGGCTCGATGCGCTGTGCGAGCTGGGCGCGCGCGAGGTGCACCGCACCCGGAACGATCCCGTCTTCGGGCCCATCGCGCACTTCCACCGGAGCCACTTCGAGTCCCTGCGCACGGCCTTCCACGGGCGCTACCAGCGTGACCTGGTGGGCGCCTTCCGCGCGCTGCAGGACGCGGGGGTGCTGGAGATCATCACCTGCGGCGCCACGCACGGCTTCCTGCCGCTGATGCAGCAGACGCCCGAGGCGGTGCGCGCGCAGGTCTCCGTGGCCGCCAACCACTACCGGCTCCACTTCGGGCGCAACCCGCCCGGCATCTGGCTGCCCGAGTGTGGCTACTTCCCCGGCGTGGAGCGCTTCCTCGCCGCCGAGGGCATCCGCTATTTCTTCGTGGACACCCACGGCCTCACGGATGCCACGCCCCGGCCCCTGAACGGTCCCTTCGCCCCCATCTACACCGAGGTGGGCGTGGCCGCGTACGGGCGGGATCCCGAGAGCAGTCAGCAGGTGTGGAGCGCCGAGCACGGCTACCCCGGCGATCCCGCCTACCGCGAGTTCTACCGGGACATCGGCTGGGAGCTGGAGCTGGAGCAGGTGCGACCCTTCGTGCAATCCACGGGCGCGCGCAAGAACACGGGCTTCAAGTACCACCGCATCACCGGCAAGACGCGCGACAAGCAGCCCTACGTGCCAGAGGCCGCGCGCGCGCGGGCCGCCGTGCACGCGGGACACTTCCTCTTCAACCGCCAGCGCCAGTTCGAGTGGCTCGCGGACAAGGTCCAGGGGCGCTCGCCCGTGGTGGTGGCGCCCTATGACGCGGAGCTCTTCGGCCACTGGTGGTTCGAGGGCCCCTGGTTCCTCGACGCGCTCCTGCGCAAGGTGGCCCTGGAGCAGGACACCTTCCGGCTCGTGACGCCCTCGGACGACCTGGCCGCGTTCCCCGAGAACCAGGTGGCCACGCCGCCGCTGTGCTCGTGGGGCGCGGGCGGCTACGCCCAGATGTGGCTGGATGGCTCCAACGATTGGATCTACCGCCACCTGCACCACTGCGCCCGGCTGATGGTGGCGCTGGCCAAGGACTTCCCGGAGCCCTCCACCCTGCGGCGTCGGGTGCTCAACCAGGCCGCGCGGGAGCTGCTGGCCGCCCAGGCCTCGGACTGGGCCTTCATCCTCAAGACGGGCACCATGGTGGAGTACGCCCTGCGCCGCACCCGCGAGCACCTGGAGCACTTCCAGCGCCTGCACGACCAGGTGCGCCAGGACACCATCGACGAGGCGGCGCTCACCGCACGAGAGGGAACGCTCAACCTCTTTCCGGAGATCGATTACCGGGTCTACCGGCCCCTGTAG
- a CDS encoding sensor domain-containing diguanylate cyclase has product MPHPPSVGRKLLWSIALPGLLAALVGLGHFWWEARRATRDATHDEAMVLAEFLGAAFRLPTPEGQAPHAPVASLLGARSRLVDTTAELNILSPDGRIRWSPRPQEVGQRHPAAALLTSPGPQWARSDKHQTEVLRPLGDASCEGCHPDAGTTPVGMLHLRVAEPAVHRELTDALGGALAAVLALGSILILAIGVSLHFFLTRPLRRLTAAMRRAEEGDLLVRAETGGTDELAQLGSAFNAMLARLTSMKAEEIDTHRDLQATRSKLSAKEELEERMADLALLFDVAHSLNSTLELPELLARITHLVPERLHIPDFSIMLVNAEGQLEVKSTFPEDPRLEGVTFQAGEGACGRAAATQRGVYVPDVGEPSSGYTQRDLRPGQDRGSMLCVPMVHTNTVLGVLNFQRPEVASFAPEELELLTAVADQVASAVKNALLHSEAVRLTLTDPLTGVPNRRHLFSRLELEVARAQRYGTPVSILMVDIDHFKKLNDAEGHRAGDEALRRVCDTLRGRVRKVDTLARYGGEEFMLVLSNVSKEDAYEVGEKLRRAVAESPLLASPTQPGGHITVSIGVATLPTDAPAQDLMVDCADAALYASKRGGRNRVTAYAPGMEVHPSRERGLARPHDPSAAHVAKA; this is encoded by the coding sequence ATGCCCCATCCTCCCTCCGTTGGCCGGAAGCTCCTGTGGAGCATCGCTCTTCCCGGGCTGCTGGCCGCCCTGGTGGGACTGGGACATTTCTGGTGGGAGGCCCGCCGGGCCACGCGGGACGCCACCCATGACGAGGCCATGGTGCTGGCGGAGTTCCTCGGCGCGGCCTTCCGGCTGCCGACCCCCGAGGGCCAGGCCCCCCACGCCCCCGTGGCCTCGCTGCTGGGCGCCCGCTCGCGCCTGGTCGACACCACCGCGGAGCTGAACATCCTGTCCCCGGATGGGCGCATCCGCTGGTCCCCCCGGCCCCAGGAAGTGGGCCAGCGCCATCCGGCCGCCGCGCTGCTGACCTCGCCCGGGCCGCAGTGGGCCCGCTCGGACAAGCACCAGACGGAGGTGTTGCGGCCGCTCGGGGACGCGAGCTGCGAGGGCTGCCACCCGGACGCCGGGACGACGCCGGTGGGCATGCTGCACCTGCGCGTCGCCGAGCCCGCGGTGCACCGCGAGCTGACCGATGCGCTCGGGGGCGCGCTGGCGGCGGTGTTGGCGCTCGGCTCCATCCTCATCCTCGCCATTGGCGTGTCGCTGCACTTCTTCCTCACCCGCCCCCTGCGCCGGCTCACCGCCGCCATGCGGCGCGCCGAGGAGGGGGATCTGCTGGTGCGCGCCGAGACCGGCGGCACGGACGAGCTCGCCCAGCTCGGCTCGGCCTTCAACGCCATGCTCGCGCGCCTCACGTCCATGAAGGCCGAGGAGATCGACACCCACCGCGACCTGCAGGCCACGCGCTCGAAGCTGTCGGCCAAGGAGGAGCTCGAGGAGCGCATGGCGGACCTGGCCCTGCTCTTCGACGTGGCGCACTCCCTCAACTCCACGCTCGAGTTGCCCGAGCTGCTCGCGCGCATCACCCACCTGGTGCCCGAGCGCCTGCACATCCCCGACTTCTCCATCATGCTCGTCAACGCCGAGGGCCAGTTGGAGGTCAAGAGCACGTTCCCCGAGGATCCGCGGCTCGAGGGCGTGACGTTCCAGGCGGGCGAGGGCGCGTGTGGCCGCGCGGCGGCGACCCAGCGCGGCGTGTACGTGCCGGACGTGGGCGAGCCCTCCAGCGGCTACACCCAGCGCGACCTGCGGCCTGGCCAGGACCGGGGCTCCATGCTGTGCGTGCCCATGGTGCACACCAACACCGTGCTCGGCGTGCTCAACTTCCAGCGGCCCGAGGTGGCCAGCTTCGCGCCCGAGGAGCTGGAGCTGCTCACCGCCGTGGCCGATCAGGTCGCCTCGGCGGTGAAGAACGCCCTGCTGCACTCCGAGGCGGTGCGGCTCACGCTGACGGATCCCCTCACCGGCGTGCCCAACCGCCGCCACCTCTTCAGCCGCCTGGAGCTGGAGGTGGCGCGCGCCCAGCGCTACGGCACCCCGGTGTCCATCCTCATGGTGGACATCGACCACTTCAAGAAGCTCAACGACGCCGAGGGGCACCGCGCGGGCGACGAGGCGCTGCGGCGCGTGTGCGACACGCTGCGCGGCCGCGTGCGCAAGGTGGACACGCTCGCGCGCTACGGCGGCGAGGAGTTCATGCTGGTGCTCTCCAACGTGTCCAAGGAGGACGCGTACGAGGTGGGCGAGAAGCTGCGGCGCGCCGTGGCGGAGTCACCCCTGCTCGCCTCACCCACCCAGCCGGGCGGCCACATCACCGTGTCCATCGGCGTGGCCACCCTGCCCACGGACGCGCCCGCGCAGGATTTGATGGTGGACTGCGCCGACGCCGCGCTCTACGCGAGCAAGCGCGGGGGCCGCAACCGCGTCACCGCCTACGCGCCCGGCATGGAGGTACACCCCAGCCGGGAGCGGGGCCTGGCGCGGCCGCACGATCCGTCCGCCGCCCACGTGGCCAAGGCCTGA
- a CDS encoding LysM peptidoglycan-binding domain-containing protein, translated as MRSRIFSSLLLATVLAPPVWAQNAEDGQQEAETPDETQGSDVVDEPGRPARPGQFTVPPGTKGRESAPGERHTVERGDTLWDLSQRYLGSPWYWPKVWSYNPEIANPHWIYPGNNVRFFPAGEEVPSRVEAGLGPSTSLGGDDVSEPQSSGAAVEVTGNLTYKPKNVQTVTTLAFVTTRELDESGRIEGSPHGAEMLSFPDTAYVRFKRKGDAKVGADYVVFHTAEQIFHPVTRKPVGYLTEFVGKVRVTALGDTYVKAQITETWDPIARGDLVGPHGNDRTGEDVVPRRNEKELKGVVVTSLVPYQTLTAEHFFLVIDKGSADGVQRGNVFTITRRGDPARERVLNLELPSKKKVAPFPSENIALCLVTEVKDRASNCLLTRSLQEVGPGDEAIMRVDPATAQR; from the coding sequence ATGCGCTCGCGGATCTTCTCCTCGCTCCTCCTCGCCACCGTCCTCGCGCCGCCCGTCTGGGCCCAGAACGCGGAAGACGGACAGCAGGAGGCCGAGACCCCCGACGAGACCCAGGGCAGTGACGTGGTCGACGAGCCGGGGCGTCCCGCCCGGCCCGGCCAGTTCACCGTTCCCCCGGGCACCAAGGGCCGTGAGTCCGCGCCCGGCGAGCGGCACACGGTGGAGCGGGGTGACACCCTGTGGGACTTGTCCCAGCGCTACCTGGGCAGCCCCTGGTACTGGCCCAAGGTCTGGTCCTACAACCCCGAGATCGCCAACCCGCACTGGATCTACCCGGGCAACAACGTGCGCTTCTTCCCCGCGGGCGAGGAAGTGCCCTCGCGCGTGGAGGCGGGCCTCGGTCCGTCCACCTCCCTGGGCGGGGACGACGTCTCCGAGCCCCAGTCGTCGGGCGCCGCGGTGGAGGTGACGGGCAACCTCACCTACAAGCCCAAGAACGTGCAGACGGTGACGACGCTGGCGTTCGTGACCACGCGCGAGCTCGACGAGTCGGGCCGCATCGAGGGCTCGCCCCACGGCGCGGAGATGCTGTCCTTTCCGGACACGGCCTACGTGCGCTTCAAGCGCAAGGGCGACGCCAAGGTCGGCGCCGACTACGTGGTGTTCCACACCGCCGAGCAGATCTTCCACCCGGTGACGCGCAAGCCCGTGGGCTACCTCACCGAGTTCGTGGGCAAGGTGCGCGTGACGGCGCTGGGCGACACCTACGTCAAGGCGCAGATCACCGAGACGTGGGATCCCATCGCGCGCGGCGACCTGGTGGGCCCGCACGGCAACGACCGCACCGGCGAGGACGTGGTGCCCCGCCGCAACGAGAAGGAGCTCAAGGGCGTCGTCGTCACCTCGCTCGTGCCCTACCAGACGCTGACGGCCGAGCACTTCTTCCTGGTGATCGACAAGGGCAGCGCGGACGGCGTGCAGCGCGGCAACGTGTTCACCATCACCCGGCGGGGCGACCCCGCCCGGGAGCGCGTGCTCAACCTGGAGCTGCCCAGCAAGAAGAAGGTGGCGCCGTTCCCCTCGGAGAACATCGCCCTGTGCCTGGTGACCGAGGTGAAGGATCGCGCCTCCAACTGCCTGCTGACCCGCTCCCTCCAGGAAGTGGGCCCCGGCGACGAGGCCATCATGCGCGTGGATCCGGCCACCGCCCAGCGCTGA
- the pgeF gene encoding peptidoglycan editing factor PgeF, with translation MIAPAASFLRSALLPVPHGFTTREGGVSEGVHASLNLGFAVNDVREHVEENHRRLAARVGVELGALHTVRQVHGDRVVEATQEGHGETRRPFGEEADGVWTALPGQWVAVGTADCVPVLLVDPERRYVAAVHSGWKGTDARIVARAVEALVARGSRAERLLAAVGPCIQRCCYVVSEELAGRFTSRFGAEVIAREGAPGDTPVRLDLSLAVRHTLREAGLPEGQVDVLPECTACDARRFFSHRRDAGRTGRHLNFVVNRF, from the coding sequence ATGATCGCGCCCGCTGCCTCGTTCCTTCGCTCCGCGCTGCTGCCCGTACCCCACGGTTTCACGACGCGTGAGGGCGGCGTGTCCGAGGGCGTGCATGCCTCGCTCAACCTGGGCTTCGCCGTGAACGACGTGCGCGAGCACGTGGAGGAGAACCACCGGCGGCTGGCGGCCCGGGTGGGGGTGGAACTCGGCGCGCTGCACACGGTGCGGCAGGTGCACGGGGATCGGGTGGTGGAGGCCACGCAGGAGGGGCACGGGGAGACCCGGCGTCCGTTCGGCGAGGAGGCGGATGGGGTGTGGACGGCGCTGCCCGGGCAGTGGGTGGCCGTGGGCACGGCGGACTGCGTGCCGGTGCTGCTCGTGGATCCGGAGCGGCGGTACGTGGCGGCGGTCCACTCCGGCTGGAAGGGGACGGACGCGCGCATCGTGGCGCGCGCGGTGGAGGCGCTGGTGGCCCGGGGCTCGCGCGCCGAGCGGCTCCTGGCGGCCGTGGGGCCCTGCATCCAGCGCTGCTGCTACGTCGTCTCCGAGGAGCTCGCCGGGCGCTTCACGTCCCGGTTCGGCGCGGAGGTGATCGCGCGCGAGGGCGCCCCGGGTGACACGCCGGTGCGGCTGGACCTGTCGCTCGCCGTGCGCCACACCCTGCGCGAGGCGGGCTTGCCCGAGGGGCAGGTGGACGTGCTGCCCGAGTGCACGGCGTGTGACGCCCGCCGGTTCTTCTCCCACCGTCGGGACGCGGGGCGCACGGGCCGCCACTTGAACTTCGTGGTGAACCGGTTCTGA
- a CDS encoding trypsin-like peptidase domain-containing protein produces MNKPLSLPRGAVAGALILVLPTLAPAQTAAPPAAGPVQPATREAQALPSLAPLVESVKSAVVNVDVQSRGGESDEMSVGQNPFGFFGGDPRSGRRREAPVRQGTGSGFIIDPKGLVLTNNHVVEGAVSIRVRLDDGRAFEAEIVGRDPLTDVALIRLKKAENLPTVKLGDSDAMRVGDWVLAIGNPFGLASSVSSGILSARARNIHAGPYDDFLQTDAAINPGNSGGPLFNLKGEVVGINTAIVGGGTGIGFSVPSNLVKALLPQLEKSGAVTRAWLGIGIQDLNAELARALKLPVNEGAIVTLVNEDSPAGRAGMKQDDVIVTLDGQKVASGGELTRSVALKTPGSTSTVELYRDGKKQTVKVQLGTRPDIERVGERSRKGEDSDAQSSKARVGLSLSNVDPRMAQRAGLKASQGALITEVQPGSPAERAELEPGMVVVEADRKPVTSAESLAAVIRKTPAGGTVLLRVLLPSGQSLRALSVP; encoded by the coding sequence ATGAACAAGCCACTGAGCCTTCCGCGGGGTGCCGTCGCCGGTGCCCTCATCCTGGTCCTTCCCACCCTGGCGCCCGCCCAGACGGCCGCCCCTCCCGCCGCCGGCCCCGTGCAGCCCGCCACTCGGGAGGCGCAGGCCCTGCCCTCGCTCGCTCCGCTGGTCGAGTCGGTCAAGAGCGCCGTGGTCAACGTGGACGTGCAGTCGCGCGGGGGCGAGTCCGACGAGATGTCGGTCGGGCAGAACCCCTTTGGCTTCTTCGGAGGGGATCCGCGCTCGGGCCGCCGCCGCGAGGCGCCGGTACGCCAGGGCACGGGCTCGGGCTTCATCATCGACCCCAAGGGCCTGGTGTTGACCAACAACCACGTCGTCGAGGGCGCGGTGTCCATCCGCGTGCGGCTGGATGATGGCCGGGCGTTCGAGGCGGAGATCGTCGGGCGGGATCCGCTCACGGACGTGGCGCTCATCCGGCTCAAGAAGGCGGAGAACCTGCCCACGGTGAAGCTGGGCGACTCGGACGCGATGCGGGTGGGGGACTGGGTGCTGGCCATCGGCAACCCCTTCGGCCTGGCCTCGAGCGTGAGCAGCGGCATCCTCTCGGCGCGCGCGCGCAACATCCACGCGGGCCCCTATGACGACTTCCTGCAGACGGACGCGGCCATCAACCCGGGCAACTCGGGCGGCCCGCTGTTCAACCTCAAGGGCGAGGTGGTGGGCATCAACACCGCCATCGTGGGCGGGGGCACGGGCATCGGCTTCTCGGTGCCGAGCAACCTGGTCAAGGCGCTGCTGCCCCAGTTGGAGAAGTCGGGCGCGGTGACGCGCGCCTGGCTCGGCATCGGCATCCAGGACCTGAACGCCGAGCTGGCGCGGGCCCTCAAGCTGCCCGTCAACGAGGGCGCCATCGTCACCCTGGTCAACGAGGACTCGCCCGCGGGCCGCGCGGGCATGAAGCAGGACGACGTCATCGTGACGCTCGACGGGCAGAAGGTGGCCTCGGGCGGCGAGCTCACGCGCTCGGTGGCGCTCAAGACGCCGGGCAGCACGTCCACGGTGGAGCTCTACCGCGACGGCAAGAAGCAGACGGTGAAGGTGCAGCTGGGCACGCGGCCGGACATCGAGCGGGTGGGCGAGCGCTCGCGCAAGGGCGAGGACTCCGACGCGCAGTCCTCCAAGGCGCGCGTGGGCCTGTCGCTGAGCAACGTGGATCCGCGCATGGCGCAGCGCGCCGGCCTCAAGGCGTCCCAGGGCGCGCTCATCACCGAGGTGCAGCCGGGCTCTCCCGCCGAGCGGGCCGAGCTGGAGCCGGGCATGGTGGTGGTGGAGGCGGATCGCAAGCCGGTGACGAGCGCCGAGTCCCTGGCGGCCGTCATCCGCAAGACGCCCGCGGGCGGCACGGTGCTGCTGCGCGTGCTGTTGCCGAGCGGCCAGTCCCTGCGCGCCCTGTCCGTCCCCTGA
- a CDS encoding tetratricopeptide repeat protein, with amino-acid sequence MDPPRPFPERRPIRRLIAIAPLCALTACATTGSAPSAEVASLKAEVRALRETQSRLEKRLERVELHASVRQARAAQDAPAPASSAAASAASTSAPVAPSLQTPDLAVVKLKPRFEPAPKLPVKFAVVEPSTEDMEIFIANGSDDADAGESPPDSAPAEPTLDPVLEAAFEQAMAALRTGNVEGGVSGLLSFAEKNPGHARADNALYFSGLGQMGLKEHGAAAKTFERLIARYPAGDAVLDGMLRLAECRLRLDQKDDARALYTRILTQFPGTAAATQAEQRLASLSH; translated from the coding sequence GTGGATCCCCCGAGGCCGTTCCCGGAGCGCCGCCCCATTCGCCGACTGATCGCCATCGCCCCCCTGTGCGCGCTGACCGCCTGCGCCACCACCGGTTCCGCCCCGTCGGCGGAGGTGGCGTCGCTCAAGGCCGAGGTGCGCGCCCTGCGCGAGACCCAGTCCCGGCTGGAGAAGCGGCTCGAGCGCGTGGAACTGCACGCGAGCGTGCGCCAGGCCCGTGCCGCCCAGGACGCTCCCGCCCCCGCGTCTTCCGCCGCCGCCTCCGCGGCTTCCACCTCCGCTCCGGTGGCCCCTTCCCTCCAGACCCCCGACCTGGCGGTGGTCAAGCTCAAGCCCCGCTTCGAGCCCGCCCCCAAGCTGCCGGTGAAGTTCGCCGTCGTCGAGCCCTCGACCGAGGACATGGAGATCTTCATCGCCAACGGCTCCGACGACGCCGACGCGGGCGAGAGCCCGCCGGACAGCGCGCCCGCGGAGCCGACGCTCGACCCCGTGCTGGAGGCAGCCTTCGAGCAGGCCATGGCCGCGCTGCGCACCGGCAACGTGGAGGGGGGCGTGAGCGGGCTGTTGAGCTTCGCGGAGAAGAACCCGGGCCATGCCCGCGCCGACAACGCGCTCTACTTCAGTGGCCTCGGGCAGATGGGGCTCAAGGAGCACGGGGCCGCGGCCAAGACGTTCGAGCGGCTCATCGCGCGCTACCCGGCCGGTGACGCCGTGCTCGATGGGATGTTGCGGCTGGCCGAGTGCCGGCTGCGGCTCGACCAGAAAGACGACGCCCGGGCCCTGTACACCCGTATCCTCACGCAGTTTCCGGGCACGGCCGCCGCCACTCAGGCGGAGCAGCGGCTCGCGTCCCTCTCGCACTAG